The Strongyloides ratti genome assembly S_ratti_ED321, scaffold srae_scaffold0000024 genome segment TTTCGATATTTTGTTAGAAAAGGATGTTTTCAGGAAGtcaaatctttttataaacttaaaaaaaatttaaattgcTTAATTCTTTGGAAGAAAACTATGATAACTATCAGGACCATGTTAAAGTGAAGCTGTTATCTATTTATCCTGAATGCTTCAATGTCAACTCAAACTCTACCTTAACTACCCAAAGTCAAAGTTTTAAAGACGAATCAAGCTTGAAGAAAAAGTTCCCCTTTTACCCCCTAACATAGAGAGAGGAAGTTATTGCAGAATTActtgttaataaattatatcaaGAAAAAGCTGTGGTGTCAACTGGCAAAATAGGTCTTATTCATCTTGTAATAATTGTATTCAAGGCAAAGCAAAGTACAAGCCAATTAATTAACTGGTCACTTATTATCTTAAAAAGATGCTGAGTTATCTGGAAAATTTCGTCTAGTAGTAAACTACCGTAAATGTAACGCACTTACACAACAGATTCATTGTCTTGGCCTTAGAACAATTCTATTGCTTCAATTCATAAAGTCTGAGGGTGAAATTTTGTTTTCcaaaattgatataaaaaacacATATTGCCAAATTTTAATTCCAGAATCAGACAAACCATTTTACCagtttattatcaataagaAGATTTGGCAATTTCGTACAATACCACTTAAAGAAATAATCTCAAGCGTTTTGTTCTCCTACGAGATTGAAAAGCTTTTTAATGGTACGGAAGACATAATATGTTATATGAACGACTTTCTCATTTACAACACAGACAAAACAAACGTTCTCTATAAACATTGGGAATTactaaataaagttataaaaaaattatctaaaaataatcaacAAAGTAAATGCCAAGAGCTAATTTTGTCaaagagaaaaaaattttttatcttttcattaaataaaaacgGTTTTAAACCAGTTCTTCATAAAgctaataaaatgataaaaaaataccaagtgacaaaaatttttattgagaATTTTATTAGCATGTAATAATTAAAGTCTTTGTATTCGTTCTTAACCATAAAAGCATAAAAACTTTACGAAATAGTCTCAAGTAAAGAAAAAAGCGGAGACTTAAAATGGACTCCTAAACAATTTAAGGAATACAATAAATTAGCTGAAGACTTAACTTCAGGTAAGGTCATAccgtatttaaaaaaaaatcaccattttttcttcattgTGGTGCTTCAAATGTTGGAGTAGTTTCTGTACTAATGCAAAGAGAGAATCCAGATGATCAAAAATCTAAATGAAAggttataatttttcattctCATAAATCATCTCCAAcgaaaaagaatataaattcTTCATATTTAGAACTGAAAGCGATCGAAAAAAGTTACTggataatgaatatttattaagatATACTCTATTTCCAATTGCTATCATCACagataatttatcaaattaaagCACATATAATTCTTCCAAGAATTCAAGATATGTTGAAATGATTACGTTTATTAGTTTCTTCTCtgcaaaattaatatatgaaAGAAGTGAAAAAAAACACTGTACTTGAATATCTAAGTAGATAAGAATTTTGTGTACTTCTGTTATATCTCCCCCCCAAATTGAAATGATAGAAAGTacttaataattaataaaattttctcaaataaaatcttaattacataaaaaaaatagaatggatttaatataaagtaaaaaacataaataaacttttttacatattaactaataataatagaaacattatggaatttaatatttaagtaattttttttttcgttttatgataaaaattaacgacaattatttaattttattataaaaattaattattaattttttttttaattttttttatccatctggtataaaaaaagatggaGAATCTAATAagcttgtttttttttcaaaaaaaatatttttaaggtaagtttctatcattttaatttgaGCGAGGAGGTATAACAGAATAGTGTCGAAATTTTAAAGAACAAATATCCACCTTTGCATGTAACTGAAATcacaaaaaatgaaaatgatacCTTGGCCcgaatattaaaagaaaacattttattctccaaagaagaattattaaaagaataaaacaAATACCATAACTGTATtcaagaaaaagaaaaaggaTATTACCTTAATTATTGGGTAATAGTTAACAATAATAGAATAATACAAGTAAGGTTTCCAAATTCTGTAAAGAAGAGTGAGgagattaaaaataattggaaAACACTAATTCCCTTTACTTTAGCATATAAAACAGTACAAATGTGTCATAATCTTGGACACTATAAAAAGAATACTAAAAAATTGTGAAATCTGCAACTTACGTAAGACTGATTATCATGTACAACAAAGCAATAAAACAATTGAATTTACATATTTACCGTTTGACCATAAATCAATTGAGAGCTTAGTGCCAAAAACAATTGATATAAATTGTAGTCACAAATACATACAAATTGCATATGATGAATGTACAAAGTATATATGGATTATGCCATTATACACAAAAACAGGAAATGAAATCAATGaacaattaataaagaaCATACACACCAAAAGTGCTATACCAAAACGTTCGAGAACAGATGATTATGGACAATTTAAAGGAGAAAATTTCACTCAAATGGCTAAACAATTAGAGAATTTCTTTTAGTTAAGGTTAggaatataatatttttttacttttttaacataaaaaaacacggggaattagaaaaaaaataaaatttaaagtaaaaagatgaaaaaaatgaatataaaaggtaaaaaacaaattttttaaaaataatattcaaataaaaaagtaaaatgatttggaaattgatatttggtcataaatttttactgttaaaaattaaaaaacaccAAAAACATAAACGTTTCAAAAATAACTTCAATTCTTAAAAtgaaaactttaaaaaaaattttcttcgACGAGGAAGCAGTCTTCAAATATCTCCAAGAtcagaaaataataaaaaaagaaatgaattGTCCAGCATGTGGAAACCCAACTTCTTTTCAAAGGGCAAAAATTCTTTTCAAATGCACCAAAAGAAGGTGTAGAAAGGTCGTAAGTGCCAAAAATGGAATGTTTTTCGGTGGTCAGCGTCTTCCTTTTGGTGAGATTCTTCACATGGATTACCTATTGTTGTGTAAAACTTTAGTAACCTCAATAAAAAGTCAATGTGAAATCAGTAGCACGACTGTTTGCTCATTTTTGAGCTATTTCCGTCAACTTGTGGCAGATGCCTTAACAACCGAAGAATGTGTTATCGGTGGAGAAGGCATCATTGTGGAAATAGATGAAACCAAAATGGGCAAACGGAAGTACAATAGAGGGCACTCCGTAGATGGTGTCTGGGTTGTAAACGGTGTGGAAAAGACGGAGAAAGGACGCGTTTTTGCTGTTTCTGCTGAAAAACGGGACAGTGATACGCTTCTTGACGTCATAAAGAAGCACGTCAAACCTGGCTTCATCATCCAAACTGATCTATGACGAGGTTACGAAAGAATTGAGAAAAAATTGGGGTTCAAGCACTGTACGGTAAATCACAGTGTAAGTTTCAAGGATCCAGAAACTGGTATTCATACGAATATCATAGAAAAAACGTGGAACGGCTTCAAATTAATGATTTCGGCACGgtcaaaaacaaaaaagaaCATGTAGGAACGTTTATGGAAATTTGCCTGGCGCCAggcaaataaaaataatgtatgaGCCGGCTTTCTCGATGCCTTGTAAGAAGTcgtttatattaaaaaataattaaaaaatttatttattttttattaatttattatttttttttataaatctaataaaatttaaaaaaagactttttgttgtttattatgttgtaaaaatcaaataattataaattgtttttttaacagaaaagaaaaaacttaaaaaaaaaattttttttttttatcaaaaattaaagaaaataaaaaaaaccaatctgataaaaaaaattcaaaaacttattttttaatcaaaaaaagtaTGCGTAATCTTAACTAAAATTCaaccattttttttctttttgctacataaaaaaattattttaaatttcttattttatgaataatagtaaataatctttaaacatttattttgtttaaatggttttaatataatagttaaaatacacaaatatattattaatttccTATTTCAATAGTACTGTAAACATGTTATTTCtttaatcatttattatatcgacattttataaaaataaagagtGTGTTTTTAAGGAAATGAGGCTCTTTTATAATGTCTTAGGTTTAAGCGGGGTCAATAGAACTGTTTTActacttatttttaatattattttaattgtttaaaatataataaatgttgttggcatatttttttaaaaaaatagtctAAATATGCTTTTAAAAGTAGGAAGAGACATaagaaaatgtaaaaaaaaggtaCTATTTCGTTATACCCCCTCCTAACATaaagtgataaaaaatacttgatatttgataaaatttccCCAAATAAAACCTTTGTTACATTAAggaaatatacaaaaaacttaatataaagtaaaaaacattaataaacttttttgaatattaattaataataatgggAAACATGATGGTAATTGATATTtaagtcatttttttttctcgttttatgataaaaattaacgacaattttttaattttatgaaaaaaattaatgatgaatttaatttttttttttaatttttttatctatctTGTAGAAAAGAAGATGGAGAATCTGATAggcttgtttttttttcaaaaaaaatatttataaggTAAGTTTCTATCATTTTAAGCCAAAAAGTGGTATAACAGAATAGTACCAAGAATAGTAtcaaattaatgataaattttttttttaattttttttatccattTTGTAGAAAAGAAGATGAAGAATCTGATAGacgtatttatttttcaaaaatattatttttaagatacgTTTCCATCATTTTAATTTGGAAGGAGGGTATAACAGAATAGAAccaaaatatttgtttagttgtaaaatttaataaattttttaatgcatATTAGAGTTTAAAAgtacttttaatttactaattccttttttttattaaacttgaacaaataaatttaagcAATCTTTTAATTACAAGTTGTtaagtattttaatattttatattataaaataacagtcataataatagtttaaaatataaaaaaattatatttaaaagtagaaatgttaaaaaagtttatttccAAATAATGTTTCGTAAGAAATTTACCGTGTCGCGATGGCCGAGCGGTCTAAGGCGTTGGACTTAAGTTCCAATATCGAAAGATGCGTGGGTTCGAACCCCACTCGCGacaaattaaacattttcttttcttttgaaataaatattttttggatACTATTGGATTAGTCGACTGCCAATTTTTAacttcatttaatttattgataataaaaattttttttgcataaaaattaatatattggtaattgataatgatataaagaagttaaaaaaaaatttttttttttactgatTAAAACGTAAgttaactaattttttgcATAAATAACCAAAAAAGCAAGAGAAACAAGAGGTATTTGATATtagattcattttttatcaatttttgaaagaaatttaataatttttttatttttttagtaaattaataaaaaataaatgcttatcatttttttaaagatatccCAGAGGAAACTCCAgcta includes the following:
- a CDS encoding Transposase, ISXO2-like domain-containing protein: MNCPACGNPTSFQRAKILFKCTKRRCRKVVSAKNGMFFGGQRLPFGEILHMDYLLLCKTLVTSIKSQCEISSTTVCSFLSYFRQLVADALTTEECVIGGEGIIVEIDETKMGKRKYNRGHSVDGVWVVNGVEKTEKGRVFAVSAEKRDSDTLLDVIKKHVKPGFIIQTDL
- a CDS encoding Integrase, catalytic core domain and Ribonuclease H-like domain-containing protein, which gives rise to MANILESQVPSTVWQHFQREDFCIAREWQTDYHVQQSNKTIEFTYLPFDHKSIESLVPKTIDINCSHKYIQIAYDECTKYIWIMPLYTKTGNEINEQLIKNIHTKSAIPKRSRTDDYGQFKGENFTQMAKQLENFF